The Oceanimonas doudoroffii genome includes a region encoding these proteins:
- the rpsF gene encoding 30S ribosomal protein S6, whose translation MRHYEIVFMVHPDQSEQVPGMIERYTGAITTAGGQIHRLEDWGRRQLAYPINKLHKAHYVLMNVEADQAVIDELETNFRYNDAVLRNMIMRTKQAVTEPSEMAKAKEERQPRRDDARAEAAAE comes from the coding sequence ATGCGTCATTACGAAATCGTATTCATGGTTCACCCCGACCAGAGTGAACAGGTTCCCGGCATGATCGAGCGCTACACCGGCGCCATCACCACCGCCGGTGGTCAGATCCACCGTCTGGAAGACTGGGGCCGTCGTCAGCTGGCTTACCCGATCAACAAGCTGCACAAGGCTCACTACGTTCTGATGAACGTTGAAGCCGACCAGGCTGTGATCGACGAGCTGGAAACCAACTTCCGCTACAACGACGCCGTGCTGCGTAACATGATCATGCGCACCAAGCAGGCCGTTACCGAGCCTTCCGAAATGGCCAAGGCCAAGGAAGAGCGTCAGCCCCGTCGCGACGATGCTCGCGCCGAAGCCGCTGCCGAGTAA
- the luxS gene encoding S-ribosylhomocysteine lyase, with translation MPLLDSFTVDHTRMGAPAVRVAKTMATPHDDTITVFDLRFCLPNQEILSEKGIHTLEHLFAGFMRNHLNGDGVEIIDISPMGCRTGFYMSLVGAPNEQRVAAAWKAAMEDVLKVENQSQIPELNEYQCGTYVMHSLDEAKAIARNILERGIGINSNQSLALPEEMLKNL, from the coding sequence ATGCCACTGCTGGACAGTTTCACCGTAGATCACACCCGTATGGGAGCCCCGGCGGTGCGGGTTGCCAAGACCATGGCCACGCCCCACGACGACACCATTACCGTGTTTGACCTGCGTTTCTGCCTGCCCAACCAGGAAATCCTATCCGAAAAGGGCATTCATACCCTGGAGCACCTGTTCGCGGGCTTTATGCGCAACCACCTCAATGGCGACGGCGTGGAGATCATCGACATTTCCCCCATGGGTTGCCGCACCGGCTTTTACATGAGCCTGGTAGGCGCGCCCAACGAGCAGCGCGTGGCCGCGGCCTGGAAGGCGGCGATGGAAGACGTGCTCAAGGTGGAAAACCAGTCTCAGATCCCCGAGCTCAACGAGTATCAGTGCGGCACCTATGTGATGCACTCCCTGGACGAGGCCAAGGCCATCGCCCGCAATATTCTCGAGCGGGGCATTGGCATCAACAGCAACCAGAGCCTGGCACTACCGGAAGAAATGCTGAAAAACCTCTAA
- the glnB gene encoding nitrogen regulatory protein P-II produces the protein MKKIEAIIKPFKLDDVREALAERGITGMTVSEVKGFGRQKGHTELYRGAEYMVDFLPKVKLELVVQDELVESCIEAIESTARTGKIGDGKIFVLDVGQVIRIRTGEQNEEAV, from the coding sequence ATGAAAAAAATTGAAGCCATTATCAAGCCCTTCAAGCTCGACGATGTGCGCGAGGCCCTGGCCGAGCGTGGTATTACCGGCATGACGGTATCGGAAGTCAAGGGATTTGGCCGCCAGAAGGGGCACACCGAGCTGTATCGTGGCGCCGAATACATGGTGGACTTTCTGCCCAAGGTCAAGCTGGAGCTGGTGGTGCAGGACGAGCTGGTAGAGTCCTGCATTGAGGCCATTGAAAGCACCGCCCGCACCGGCAAGATCGGCGACGGCAAGATTTTCGTGCTCGACGTGGGCCAGGTGATCCGTATTCGTACCGGCGAGCAGAACGAAGAAGCGGTGTAA
- a CDS encoding NAD+ synthase has product MSSHLTLALAQLNTTVGAIEANTQLMLAAVSEANAQGAELVLFPELAVTGYPPEDLLYRDDLHTRVDTALAELAAASQGVALVVGHPWRDGGRLYNAASFFYQGKLLGRYFKQLLPNYGVFDEKRYFAAGTEPCVIEFKGHKLGLLICEDVWEPAPMAAAKAAGAELVLSLNASPYHKGKAWIRKDLLAQRSRDNALPLVYLNQVGGQDELVFDGRSKVFNAEGELTQSLPAFADALALVTVEQGAPVPGTIQPALEPLAEVYQALVLATRDYVNKNGFNGAVLGLSGGIDSALTLAIAVDALGKDKVQAVMMPFRYTASISVEDAKEEAEHLGVEFDIVSIEPMFDAFMGQLAPMFAGTERDTTEENLQARSRGVLLMAISNKRRRLVLTTGNKSEVAVGYCTLYGDMVGGFAPIKDVPKTLVFELSRYRNTLGYVIPQRVIDRPPSAELAPDQLDQDSLPPYDVLDAILEGYVEQDKSLADLLAAGFDEADVRRVIKLVDINEYKRRQSAVGPRITARNFGKDRRYPITSGFGKTNW; this is encoded by the coding sequence ATGTCCTCACATCTCACCCTGGCGCTGGCCCAGCTCAATACGACCGTCGGCGCCATTGAAGCCAATACCCAACTGATGCTGGCTGCCGTCAGCGAGGCGAACGCGCAGGGCGCCGAGCTGGTGCTGTTTCCCGAACTGGCGGTGACCGGCTATCCGCCGGAAGATCTGCTGTATCGCGACGATCTGCACACTCGGGTCGACACCGCCCTGGCCGAGCTGGCTGCCGCCAGCCAGGGCGTCGCCCTGGTGGTCGGCCACCCCTGGCGCGACGGCGGCAGGCTTTACAATGCCGCGTCTTTCTTTTACCAGGGCAAGCTGCTGGGCCGTTATTTCAAGCAACTACTGCCCAATTACGGCGTGTTTGACGAAAAACGCTATTTTGCCGCCGGCACCGAGCCCTGCGTGATCGAGTTCAAGGGGCACAAGCTTGGCCTGCTGATCTGCGAAGACGTGTGGGAGCCGGCTCCCATGGCCGCGGCCAAGGCCGCCGGCGCCGAGCTGGTGCTCAGCCTCAACGCCTCGCCCTATCACAAGGGCAAGGCCTGGATTCGCAAGGATTTGCTGGCCCAGCGCAGCCGCGACAACGCCCTGCCGCTGGTCTACCTCAATCAGGTGGGCGGCCAGGATGAGCTGGTGTTTGACGGCCGTTCCAAGGTGTTCAACGCCGAGGGAGAACTTACCCAAAGCCTGCCGGCCTTTGCCGACGCGCTGGCACTGGTGACCGTTGAGCAGGGCGCGCCCGTGCCCGGTACCATACAACCCGCACTGGAGCCCCTGGCCGAGGTCTATCAGGCGCTGGTGCTGGCGACCCGGGATTACGTCAACAAGAACGGCTTTAACGGTGCCGTGCTGGGGCTGTCCGGCGGCATCGACTCGGCCCTGACCCTGGCCATCGCCGTGGATGCCCTGGGCAAGGACAAGGTGCAGGCGGTGATGATGCCGTTTCGCTACACCGCATCGATCAGCGTGGAAGACGCCAAAGAGGAAGCCGAGCACCTGGGCGTGGAGTTTGATATCGTCTCCATCGAGCCCATGTTCGATGCCTTTATGGGCCAGCTGGCACCCATGTTTGCCGGTACCGAGCGCGACACCACCGAAGAGAACCTGCAGGCCCGCTCTCGCGGCGTGTTGCTGATGGCCATTTCCAACAAACGCCGCCGCCTGGTGCTGACCACCGGCAACAAGAGTGAAGTGGCGGTGGGCTACTGCACCCTGTATGGCGACATGGTGGGCGGTTTTGCCCCCATCAAGGACGTGCCCAAGACCCTGGTGTTCGAACTGTCCCGCTACCGCAATACCCTGGGTTATGTGATTCCGCAGCGGGTGATTGACCGGCCGCCGTCGGCGGAGCTGGCGCCGGATCAGCTCGACCAGGACAGCCTGCCGCCCTATGATGTGCTCGACGCCATTCTCGAGGGATATGTAGAGCAGGACAAATCCCTGGCTGATCTGCTGGCCGCCGGCTTTGATGAAGCCGACGTACGCCGAGTGATCAAACTGGTGGACATCAACGAATACAAGCGCCGCCAGAGTGCGGTGGGGCCGCGTATCACGGCGCGTAACTTCGGCAAGGACAGGCGCTACCCCATCACCTCGGGATTTGGCAAAACTAACTGGTAA
- the rlmB gene encoding 23S rRNA (guanosine(2251)-2'-O)-methyltransferase RlmB codes for MSSELIFGIHALNAALENHPENILEVWLLKGRDDARLQDVQSRLQQVGVRAQLANRQTLDGKAGGAQHQGVVARVKAQPALNEADLDALLARTDTPLLLVLDGVTDPHNLGACLRTADAAGVHGVIVPRDKSAGLTPVARKVACGAAEVVPLFQVTNLSRTLRALQNKGVWVVGTAGEADHVIYQAKLTGPLALVMGAEGKGMRRLTREHCDELVSIPMAGSVSSLNVSVATGVCLFEMVRQRGQ; via the coding sequence ATGAGTAGTGAACTGATTTTCGGCATTCACGCCCTGAACGCCGCCCTGGAAAATCACCCCGAGAACATTTTGGAAGTCTGGTTGCTCAAGGGGCGGGATGACGCCCGCCTGCAGGACGTACAGTCCCGGCTGCAGCAGGTGGGCGTGCGCGCCCAGCTGGCCAACCGGCAGACCCTGGACGGCAAGGCCGGTGGTGCCCAGCATCAGGGGGTGGTGGCCCGGGTCAAGGCGCAGCCTGCACTGAACGAGGCGGATCTCGATGCCCTGCTGGCCCGCACCGACACGCCGTTGCTGCTGGTGCTGGACGGCGTCACCGACCCCCACAACCTGGGGGCCTGCCTGCGCACCGCCGATGCCGCCGGGGTGCACGGCGTGATCGTGCCCCGGGACAAGTCTGCCGGCCTGACCCCGGTGGCGCGCAAGGTAGCCTGCGGCGCCGCCGAAGTGGTGCCGCTGTTTCAGGTGACCAACTTGTCGCGCACCCTGCGTGCCTTGCAGAACAAGGGCGTGTGGGTGGTGGGCACCGCCGGCGAGGCGGATCACGTAATCTATCAGGCCAAACTGACCGGGCCGCTGGCGCTGGTGATGGGGGCCGAGGGCAAGGGCATGCGCCGCCTGACCCGGGAACATTGCGACGAGCTGGTGAGCATTCCCATGGCGGGCTCGGTGTCCAGCCTGAACGTGTCGGTGGCCACCGGCGTCTGCCTGTTTGAAATGGTACGTCAGCGCGGACAGTAA
- the rnr gene encoding ribonuclease R — translation MSQQQDPFQQREAEKYENPIPSREFILEHLKQRGTPANRDELFAELDLAGEEQEEALRRRLRAMERDGQLVFTRNKCYALPDKLNLIKGQVIGHRDGFGFVRPEDGGDDLFLAQREMDAVMHGDYVLVQPLRFDSRGRREARLVRVLESRSLDVVGRYFVENGVSYVVPDDSRIAQDILIPQGETMGARMGQVVVITITQRPTKRMTGIGKVIEVLGETMDPGMEIQIALRTHDIPHVWPDAVKQQIAKLTEEVPEEAKLGRKDLRELPLVTIDGEDARDFDDAVYCQPKRSGGWRLWVAIADVSYYVRPNSPLDDEAYQRGNSVYFPEQVIPMLPEVLSNGLCSLNPQVDRLCMVAEMTISATGKLSGFKFYEAVMNSHARLTYTKVAAMLEGDETLRERYAPLVPHLEELNRMYHAMKEARHQRGAVEFETEETRFVFNPQRKIERIVPLVRNDAHKIIEECMIMANVAAARFIEKQEAHALFRVHDKPGEEKLTGFRSFLGELGLELKGGLEPEPADYALLAEQIKDRPDAELIQTMLLRSMKQAVYQAENNGHFGLALKSYAHFTSPIRRYPDLVLHRAIKAQLAKMHGGGSSKTGGVPYQYDQVAPMGEHCSMTERRADDATRDVADWLKCEYMLDHVGSEFGGTIANVTGFGFFVRLDEFHIDGLVHISSLQNDYYQFDPARQQLIGENFRRRYRLGDKIRVKVMAVNLDERKIDFELVEEGPKAEFDGGKGAKNLKSRKRAKPTGGKGGDKAEKGEKSDKPRSRNRSRGRKRR, via the coding sequence ATGTCACAACAACAAGACCCTTTCCAGCAGCGGGAAGCCGAGAAATACGAAAACCCCATTCCCAGCCGGGAATTTATTCTTGAGCACCTCAAGCAGCGCGGCACCCCGGCCAATCGGGACGAACTGTTCGCCGAACTGGACCTGGCCGGCGAGGAGCAGGAAGAAGCCCTGCGCCGTCGCCTGCGCGCCATGGAGCGCGACGGCCAGCTGGTGTTTACCCGCAACAAGTGTTACGCCCTGCCCGACAAACTGAACCTGATCAAGGGCCAGGTGATCGGCCACAGAGACGGCTTTGGCTTTGTGCGCCCGGAAGACGGCGGCGACGATCTGTTCCTGGCCCAGCGCGAGATGGATGCGGTGATGCACGGCGACTATGTGCTGGTGCAGCCCCTGCGCTTTGATTCCCGTGGTCGGCGCGAAGCCCGCCTGGTCAGAGTGCTGGAGTCCCGCAGCCTGGACGTGGTGGGCCGCTATTTTGTGGAAAACGGCGTTAGCTACGTGGTGCCCGACGACAGCCGCATTGCCCAGGACATTCTCATTCCCCAGGGGGAAACCATGGGCGCGCGCATGGGGCAGGTGGTAGTGATCACCATTACCCAGCGCCCGACCAAGCGCATGACCGGCATCGGCAAGGTCATCGAGGTGTTGGGGGAGACCATGGATCCGGGCATGGAAATTCAGATCGCCCTGCGTACCCATGATATTCCCCATGTGTGGCCGGACGCGGTCAAACAGCAGATCGCCAAGCTGACCGAGGAAGTGCCGGAAGAGGCCAAGCTGGGTCGCAAGGATCTGCGCGAGCTGCCGCTGGTCACCATCGACGGCGAAGATGCCCGAGACTTTGACGATGCGGTCTACTGTCAGCCCAAGCGCTCCGGCGGCTGGCGCCTGTGGGTGGCCATTGCCGACGTGTCTTATTATGTGCGGCCGAACTCGCCCCTGGACGACGAAGCCTATCAGCGCGGCAACTCGGTGTATTTCCCCGAGCAGGTGATTCCCATGCTGCCCGAGGTGCTGTCCAACGGCCTGTGCTCCCTCAACCCTCAGGTAGACCGGTTGTGCATGGTGGCGGAAATGACCATCTCCGCCACCGGCAAGCTGTCCGGCTTCAAATTCTACGAAGCGGTGATGAACTCCCATGCCCGGCTAACCTACACCAAGGTGGCGGCCATGCTGGAAGGGGACGAGACCCTGCGGGAGCGTTACGCGCCCTTGGTGCCGCACCTGGAAGAGCTGAACCGCATGTATCATGCGATGAAGGAAGCCCGTCACCAGCGCGGTGCGGTGGAGTTTGAAACCGAGGAAACCCGCTTCGTGTTCAACCCCCAGCGCAAGATCGAGCGCATTGTGCCGCTGGTGCGCAACGACGCCCACAAGATCATCGAAGAGTGCATGATCATGGCCAACGTGGCCGCCGCCCGCTTTATTGAAAAGCAGGAAGCCCACGCCCTGTTCCGCGTGCACGACAAGCCGGGTGAGGAAAAGCTCACCGGTTTCCGCAGTTTCCTCGGTGAACTGGGCCTGGAGCTGAAAGGCGGCCTGGAGCCGGAGCCGGCGGATTACGCCCTGCTGGCCGAGCAGATCAAGGACAGGCCCGACGCCGAACTGATTCAGACCATGCTGCTGCGTTCCATGAAGCAGGCGGTGTATCAGGCCGAAAACAACGGGCACTTTGGCCTGGCGCTGAAGTCCTATGCCCACTTTACCTCGCCCATTCGCCGCTATCCGGATCTGGTGCTGCACCGTGCCATCAAGGCCCAGCTGGCGAAGATGCACGGCGGTGGCAGCAGCAAGACCGGTGGCGTGCCCTACCAGTATGACCAGGTGGCGCCCATGGGCGAACACTGCTCCATGACCGAGCGCCGGGCCGACGACGCCACTCGCGACGTGGCCGACTGGCTCAAGTGCGAATACATGCTGGATCACGTGGGCAGTGAATTCGGTGGCACCATCGCCAACGTCACCGGCTTTGGCTTTTTTGTGCGTCTCGATGAGTTCCACATTGATGGCCTGGTGCATATTTCCAGCCTGCAGAACGACTATTACCAGTTCGATCCGGCCCGTCAGCAGCTGATTGGCGAGAACTTCCGCCGTCGCTACCGTCTGGGCGACAAAATCAGGGTCAAGGTGATGGCGGTGAACCTGGACGAGCGCAAGATTGACTTTGAGCTGGTGGAAGAGGGCCCAAAGGCCGAATTTGACGGCGGCAAGGGCGCCAAGAACCTGAAGTCGCGCAAGCGTGCCAAGCCCACCGGCGGCAAGGGTGGCGACAAGGCCGAGAAAGGCGAAAAGAGTGACAAGCCCCGCTCCCGCAACCGCAGTCGTGGTCGCAAGCGCCGTTAA
- the rpsR gene encoding 30S ribosomal protein S18 yields MARYFRRRKFCRFTADGVTEIDYKDIATLKNYITESGKIVPSRITGTRAKYQRQLARAIKRARYLALLPYTDLHK; encoded by the coding sequence ATGGCACGTTATTTCCGTCGTCGTAAGTTCTGCCGTTTCACCGCTGATGGTGTTACCGAGATCGATTACAAAGACATCGCTACCCTGAAGAACTACATCACCGAGTCCGGTAAAATCGTACCGAGCCGCATCACCGGCACCCGCGCTAAATATCAGCGCCAGCTGGCTCGTGCGATCAAACGCGCTCGTTACCTGGCCCTGCTGCCTTACACCGATCTGCACAAGTAA
- a CDS encoding DMT family transporter, translating to MQNIMGRMRADSQLLAIFLLVLGNLMISFGDVLVKLMGQSQISPYQYVFLRFTMTSLLLLPFWWRLAPARRGWGQWKIHFLRGHLLLMGSVCVFVSLIYLPLATANAVFYAAPLLTLPLAALISREQVRPATYGVSLLGFGGILVVLNPAEWHWAGWVALLTALSMATSNVLVRRLPKGRSVLATLFMTQALAIPASLALALPDWQPIPGEVWWLLVGATLVGIIYQGICIMAYAMADASKIAASEYSGLIFVTLMGMVLFAEFPDWNVYLGALIVIAAIGLQRRLR from the coding sequence ATGCAGAACATCATGGGCCGAATGCGGGCTGACAGTCAGCTGCTGGCTATTTTTTTGCTGGTGCTCGGTAACCTGATGATTTCCTTTGGCGACGTGCTGGTCAAACTGATGGGCCAGAGTCAGATCAGCCCCTATCAGTACGTGTTTCTGCGCTTTACCATGACCTCGCTATTACTGCTGCCGTTCTGGTGGCGGCTGGCCCCGGCGCGCCGAGGCTGGGGCCAGTGGAAAATCCACTTCCTGCGCGGTCACCTGCTGCTGATGGGCTCCGTCTGTGTGTTCGTCAGCCTGATTTATCTGCCTCTGGCCACCGCCAATGCGGTGTTCTACGCCGCCCCCCTGCTGACCCTGCCGCTGGCGGCACTGATAAGCCGGGAACAGGTTCGCCCGGCCACCTATGGTGTCAGCCTGCTCGGCTTTGGCGGCATTCTGGTGGTGCTCAACCCCGCCGAATGGCACTGGGCCGGCTGGGTGGCGTTGCTCACCGCGCTGTCGATGGCGACCAGTAATGTCTTGGTACGTCGGCTGCCGAAAGGGCGCTCGGTGCTGGCCACCCTGTTCATGACTCAGGCGCTGGCCATTCCCGCCAGCCTGGCGCTGGCGCTGCCGGATTGGCAGCCCATTCCCGGCGAGGTCTGGTGGCTGCTGGTGGGCGCCACCCTGGTGGGCATTATCTATCAGGGCATCTGCATCATGGCCTATGCCATGGCCGACGCCAGCAAGATCGCCGCCAGCGAATATTCGGGGCTGATTTTCGTCACCCTGATGGGCATGGTGCTGTTTGCCGAGTTTCCCGACTGGAACGTCTATCTGGGCGCACTTATTGTGATCGCCGCCATCGGATTGCAGCGCAGACTGCGCTGA
- a CDS encoding PilX N-terminal domain-containing pilus assembly protein, whose product MATNKEKGFATLTITLVLVSLLVAVSVFIGKVLVSDKRITLNEIEYRVALAAAEKGIADAMAILKVDPAVSSASGTLATSAATATYQVSIIQDSPIPNAWQLESAATLAGGGGTTVSVQVVRRSILNPANAGPAAPLLIGGASTGISGNMTVVANPNGGGPGVPVSVWSGKDIAGGGSMQTCQLGDYNGSGCTDTLSTKSGGTVTLDSDVVDNDADFPTDLLSYVFGFGDDEWEKLEAMATAIVSSCSSIVSPGFYIVEGAGDCDIDDITSSTDEPVIALVKDANIVANGGNQFYGLLFSYDSDPISAPGYTLKLNGNAKIFGAITTNHGGDNLNGTFDAVYDQGVICNLSYCDGNTSGGSGSPFVKLMIIPGSWKDW is encoded by the coding sequence ATGGCTACTAACAAGGAAAAAGGTTTTGCCACTTTGACCATCACTCTGGTGTTGGTGTCGCTGCTAGTGGCGGTGTCGGTTTTTATTGGCAAGGTGCTGGTCTCCGACAAGCGCATCACCCTGAACGAAATCGAATATCGGGTGGCTCTGGCGGCGGCGGAAAAAGGCATCGCCGACGCAATGGCAATACTCAAGGTCGATCCGGCTGTGTCCAGTGCCTCGGGCACGCTTGCCACCTCGGCGGCCACGGCTACTTATCAGGTCTCAATAATCCAGGACAGCCCTATTCCCAATGCCTGGCAACTGGAGTCGGCGGCTACCCTTGCCGGTGGCGGGGGTACCACAGTCAGTGTGCAGGTGGTGAGGCGCAGCATACTCAACCCTGCCAACGCAGGGCCGGCGGCGCCCTTGCTGATTGGTGGAGCCAGCACGGGGATCAGTGGCAACATGACGGTGGTGGCTAACCCCAATGGAGGTGGTCCGGGGGTTCCTGTATCGGTCTGGTCCGGGAAGGATATTGCCGGTGGTGGGAGTATGCAAACCTGTCAGTTGGGGGATTACAACGGCTCTGGTTGCACTGATACGCTCAGCACTAAAAGCGGTGGCACCGTGACTTTAGACTCGGATGTGGTGGATAATGATGCCGATTTTCCAACCGATCTGCTCAGCTATGTATTTGGTTTTGGTGACGATGAATGGGAAAAATTGGAAGCCATGGCTACCGCCATCGTATCAAGCTGCAGCAGTATTGTTTCACCTGGTTTTTATATTGTGGAAGGCGCAGGTGACTGTGATATTGATGATATCACCAGCTCAACCGATGAACCGGTTATTGCCTTGGTTAAAGATGCAAATATCGTGGCAAACGGCGGCAACCAGTTTTACGGTCTGCTGTTCTCTTATGATTCCGACCCGATCTCAGCCCCTGGTTACACCTTAAAGTTAAACGGAAATGCCAAAATATTTGGAGCCATTACCACTAACCATGGCGGCGATAACCTCAATGGTACTTTTGATGCGGTCTACGACCAGGGTGTGATCTGTAACTTGAGTTATTGTGATGGCAATACCAGCGGGGGCAGTGGCAGTCCCTTCGTTAAGTTGATGATTATCCCCGGCAGTTGGAAAGACTGGTAA
- a CDS encoding type II secretion system protein yields MKRQHGFGLIEVMLAFIIVAATAGTLLQLNKSYLEYSRDGRSREVAMRLAESKLDELRRFQTRSGFDAIANGSDSISLNDIAYGRSWAVTTYSWNSVSLDWVTPSSSVQDTGKKQVAVTVNWTDAGEAHSFSLDSVIAPNTPTSGGPFGTSGDSFGSGKGGPKVAHTPGALPDVIAMVIDPGSGIKQETTKPAPEISKKGNDVMVSFDAVTYDASGDSLIKSDSRTLYCTCETQSDTKSTRKPAAPIALAQGLYWENGGLADKGWGDSSNENCITCCNNHYDVPSSNLFADNYNQFNKGHMHSGSTYFESCRMLRIDGYYQVMPDWNLISLNVFPPGYLADATNVTLYQGYIKNVVQAYISELKAGTQTADHKAISYPDWLSANGTAEQQASFDDLTVLFLGSSYQFAARAVYVDLLPQGLLDKVDFNDDNWLARVAFNDVNVTLLADWKLSVADDIHLDVTNENINTIVDPGSDYFGTYSRGYVTGELITLLNLPVSVSAEMKRYNSGLTGGNAISAFDGSNVFTSALNVAVVEGSISEVTFDGVIQCLTTQNNNSTMAVSCSKNDFGKTVVTVTDGLGVNSDCTVVKDADVATARYQCTVSAGVGATVTFSENSNNSNFVFNAGTTNPNTISLSTLDITSGNIPCVLQISKHITDYGAVTCTP; encoded by the coding sequence ATGAAACGGCAACACGGATTTGGCCTGATCGAAGTCATGCTCGCCTTTATTATTGTGGCGGCCACTGCCGGTACTTTGCTGCAATTGAACAAAAGCTATCTTGAATACAGCCGGGATGGCCGCAGTCGGGAAGTGGCCATGCGTCTGGCGGAATCTAAACTGGACGAGCTGCGTCGGTTTCAGACCCGCTCCGGCTTTGATGCCATCGCCAACGGCAGCGACAGTATCAGTCTGAACGATATCGCCTATGGGCGCAGTTGGGCAGTCACAACGTATTCCTGGAACAGTGTCAGCCTAGACTGGGTTACGCCGTCTTCCAGTGTTCAGGATACCGGTAAAAAGCAGGTGGCTGTGACCGTGAATTGGACCGATGCGGGAGAAGCACACAGCTTTTCTCTGGACTCGGTGATTGCTCCCAACACCCCCACCAGTGGCGGTCCCTTTGGCACCAGTGGCGATAGCTTTGGCTCCGGCAAGGGCGGACCAAAAGTAGCACATACGCCAGGGGCGCTACCGGATGTTATCGCCATGGTCATCGATCCAGGCTCGGGCATTAAACAGGAGACCACCAAGCCGGCGCCTGAAATCAGTAAGAAGGGTAATGATGTTATGGTGAGTTTTGATGCTGTTACCTATGATGCGAGCGGCGACAGCCTGATAAAAAGTGACAGCAGAACGTTATATTGTACCTGTGAAACGCAGAGCGACACCAAGTCCACCAGGAAGCCGGCCGCTCCCATCGCCCTGGCTCAGGGTCTGTATTGGGAAAATGGTGGGCTGGCGGATAAAGGTTGGGGTGATAGCAGTAATGAGAATTGTATAACTTGCTGCAATAACCATTACGATGTGCCTTCCAGTAACCTTTTTGCCGATAATTACAACCAGTTTAACAAGGGGCATATGCATTCAGGGAGCACATATTTTGAGTCCTGCCGGATGTTACGGATTGATGGTTATTATCAGGTCATGCCAGACTGGAATCTGATCTCCCTGAACGTCTTCCCTCCCGGCTATCTGGCAGATGCCACCAATGTCACGCTCTATCAAGGTTATATCAAAAATGTAGTGCAGGCCTATATATCAGAGCTAAAGGCGGGAACGCAAACCGCCGATCACAAGGCGATAAGTTATCCAGACTGGCTGTCTGCCAATGGTACGGCCGAGCAACAGGCTTCCTTTGATGATTTAACCGTTTTATTCTTAGGGTCATCTTATCAATTTGCTGCCCGAGCTGTTTATGTGGATCTTCTGCCTCAGGGTTTGCTGGATAAGGTTGACTTTAACGATGACAACTGGCTTGCCAGAGTCGCATTTAATGATGTGAATGTCACCCTGTTGGCTGACTGGAAGTTGAGTGTGGCAGATGATATTCACCTGGATGTAACCAATGAAAATATCAATACAATCGTTGATCCTGGGAGTGATTACTTTGGTACCTATTCCCGGGGGTATGTGACAGGGGAGCTGATTACATTGCTGAATCTGCCTGTGTCAGTAAGTGCAGAAATGAAACGCTATAATAGTGGCCTGACGGGAGGTAATGCCATATCTGCCTTTGATGGTAGTAATGTATTTACTTCTGCTCTGAATGTGGCGGTGGTAGAGGGTTCAATTTCAGAGGTTACTTTTGATGGAGTGATTCAATGCTTAACTACACAGAATAACAATTCCACCATGGCTGTTTCTTGCTCTAAAAATGACTTCGGAAAAACGGTTGTCACTGTGACAGATGGCCTTGGTGTTAATAGTGACTGTACTGTTGTTAAAGACGCTGATGTGGCGACGGCCCGTTATCAGTGCACAGTTTCGGCTGGGGTGGGGGCAACGGTAACCTTCAGCGAAAATTCAAATAACAGTAACTTTGTGTTTAATGCCGGCACCACTAACCCTAATACTATCAGTTTAAGTACGCTTGATATTACCAGTGGTAATATTCCCTGTGTCTTGCAGATCAGTAAGCACATAACAGATTACGGTGCCGTAACCTGTACACCCTAG